One window from the genome of bacterium encodes:
- a CDS encoding VWA domain-containing protein: MKPSLRFPPSVVWFAVATCAVMIFAAPVETAAQPNLTFKRIRLDWPIVEVYLSVGCDNIKNYFLQSMDLEIFEDGRKLDDFGIWCPDPTDRCPISVALVFDASGSMVGEGNAGAKAGGRNFIANMDGVVDEACVVYFNNHVVSKIYPTTRKDSLEDAVDKLPAVGSTQLWDGVYRGLVHLMNRSNQCRAVIVLTDGDDNFSSHNLQEVIAFAVERNIRVFPIGYGDFIRRDELSYLAQITGGNYYEAPDADGLKEIYKNISTVLFEFFQECVVSYEPRCADGFEHEVVLNIPQLCNGSDSKHRNYFAPLDSSTFRNKYLTVGQTTAAGGTEAWVPIEMLSEMYNENLYPLSLDLRYDKNWLQLDRVETPPGTLLEGMRIDIADLQQGGKLRIPTVRAITGRGTLCYAVFTTATTSTDISLPIEVEQAVHEKGCLIPLVDDGSVTLTESAPGVTCAVTAPSRLQWDTESGSYLPSPFEVRVRLENRGTKEAQGGTVRIEFDPNIYDLLEPRDLEQSVGDIEVNDAGEVAWMVHVKAQSSDTTGQLCFPTTFANHANVMCCKQQDIIAAAAVLSCSYELPELSFDASTRKFVPNPFDLSLNVENIGDVQSGTLGAELKLPAGLYLKPGETLHKTLSPDVIPPSGSASVTWQVQATSLTGGDHFNIQSTLTNDGVLMRNCSETLVLPFIPEDFTTTVDVQGSPVCCSGDSVVLEAEAGFPQYRWSTGESTRRIVVRTSGSYSVAVLDAQGRVGHSQTVDVTILPVPQKPAIFRENNTLSTTASPPLQWYRNGIPIPGANTSVYVMQDTGTYTVETWVVESCRSRSDAFVAYALGAADLPVAESMLVDVFPDPSLGQFTVRVRGQFEGVVSFQVLNLLGQELRSHSVYHRVGSVRQVVFDMTDVPRGMYLVSCQSAQGLVLKKVLLH; this comes from the coding sequence ATGAAACCGTCGCTGCGCTTTCCTCCTTCCGTCGTATGGTTCGCCGTTGCCACATGTGCGGTGATGATCTTTGCAGCGCCTGTCGAAACCGCCGCGCAGCCCAATCTCACGTTCAAGCGTATTCGCCTCGATTGGCCGATCGTTGAGGTGTATCTCTCCGTTGGCTGCGACAATATCAAAAACTACTTCCTGCAGAGCATGGACCTCGAGATTTTCGAGGATGGTAGAAAGCTCGATGATTTTGGTATCTGGTGTCCCGATCCAACAGATCGCTGTCCCATTTCTGTTGCCCTGGTATTCGATGCCAGCGGCAGCATGGTCGGGGAAGGGAATGCCGGTGCGAAAGCCGGAGGACGCAACTTCATCGCGAACATGGATGGCGTGGTGGACGAAGCCTGCGTGGTGTATTTCAACAATCACGTGGTTTCGAAAATCTACCCGACGACGCGGAAAGACTCTCTGGAAGATGCTGTGGATAAGCTGCCCGCAGTCGGGTCAACGCAGCTGTGGGACGGCGTGTATCGAGGGCTGGTGCATCTGATGAACCGCAGCAATCAGTGCCGTGCGGTCATTGTGCTTACTGATGGTGACGACAATTTCTCATCGCATAACCTGCAGGAAGTCATCGCCTTTGCCGTCGAGCGGAACATCCGCGTCTTTCCGATCGGGTACGGAGATTTTATTCGGCGGGACGAATTGTCGTACCTCGCTCAGATTACAGGTGGGAATTATTACGAAGCCCCGGATGCGGATGGATTGAAAGAAATATACAAGAACATTTCTACCGTACTCTTCGAGTTTTTCCAGGAGTGCGTAGTCAGTTACGAACCCCGATGCGCTGACGGATTCGAGCACGAAGTGGTATTGAACATCCCCCAGCTTTGCAACGGGAGCGATTCAAAGCATCGCAACTATTTTGCGCCTCTCGATTCCAGCACATTTCGCAACAAGTATCTGACCGTCGGACAAACCACGGCTGCCGGTGGAACGGAGGCATGGGTGCCGATCGAGATGCTTTCGGAGATGTATAACGAAAATCTTTATCCCCTCAGTCTCGATCTGCGCTATGACAAGAACTGGCTGCAGCTCGATCGCGTGGAAACGCCCCCTGGTACGCTGCTTGAGGGAATGCGTATCGACATCGCCGACCTGCAGCAGGGGGGGAAGCTGCGCATTCCGACAGTGCGTGCGATCACCGGACGTGGTACGTTATGCTACGCGGTATTCACAACCGCCACGACCTCGACGGATATCTCCCTCCCGATCGAGGTTGAGCAGGCCGTGCACGAGAAGGGCTGTCTTATCCCGCTCGTTGATGACGGGAGCGTGACGCTCACGGAAAGCGCGCCGGGAGTGACCTGCGCGGTCACGGCTCCTTCCCGTCTGCAATGGGATACCGAATCAGGCAGCTATCTTCCGTCGCCCTTTGAGGTGCGGGTCCGTCTCGAGAATCGGGGGACGAAGGAAGCGCAGGGGGGTACCGTGCGCATTGAGTTCGATCCGAACATCTATGATTTGCTCGAACCACGCGATCTGGAACAGAGTGTAGGCGACATCGAGGTCAATGACGCAGGGGAAGTTGCCTGGATGGTGCACGTGAAAGCGCAGAGCAGTGATACTACTGGTCAACTGTGCTTCCCCACGACCTTCGCGAATCACGCAAATGTTATGTGTTGCAAACAGCAGGACATCATTGCGGCGGCGGCAGTGCTGTCCTGCAGCTACGAACTGCCGGAACTGTCATTCGATGCGAGCACGCGCAAATTTGTGCCCAATCCATTCGATCTCAGCCTGAACGTTGAGAATATCGGTGACGTGCAGAGCGGAACACTTGGCGCGGAATTGAAGCTGCCGGCGGGATTGTATCTCAAGCCAGGGGAAACGCTGCACAAGACACTGTCGCCGGACGTGATTCCACCGTCGGGAAGCGCTTCAGTGACATGGCAGGTGCAGGCGACTTCACTCACCGGGGGTGACCACTTCAACATTCAGAGTACCCTCACGAACGATGGTGTACTCATGCGCAATTGCAGCGAGACGCTTGTGCTTCCATTTATTCCGGAGGATTTCACGACCACGGTGGATGTGCAGGGCAGCCCTGTATGCTGCAGTGGCGACAGTGTGGTGCTGGAAGCTGAGGCCGGCTTCCCGCAGTACCGCTGGAGTACGGGGGAAAGCACACGGCGCATCGTCGTGCGCACATCGGGAAGCTATTCTGTTGCGGTACTGGATGCGCAGGGACGTGTCGGGCATTCGCAGACCGTAGACGTCACAATCCTTCCCGTTCCCCAGAAGCCTGCGATCTTTCGTGAGAACAATACGTTGTCGACCACTGCATCACCTCCGCTGCAGTGGTACCGGAACGGAATTCCGATCCCGGGAGCGAATACCAGCGTCTACGTGATGCAGGATACCGGCACATACACGGTGGAAACCTGGGTGGTAGAAAGCTGCAGATCACGATCCGACGCCTTCGTCGCGTATGCGCTCGGCGCAGCTGATCTGCCTGTGGCCGAGAGCATGCTCGTTGATGTGTTTCCCGATCCTTCGCTGGGACAGTTCACGGTGCGCGTCCGCGGGCAGTTTGAAGGGGTGGTATCGTTTCAGGTGCTCAATCTGCTCGGACAGGAACTGCGATCCCACAGCGTGTATCATCGCGTGGGATCCGTGCGGCAGGTCGTGTTTGATATGACGGATGTCCCCCGGGGGATGTATCTCGTCAGCTGTCAGAGCGCACAGGGACTCGTGCTGAAGAAGGTGCTGCTGCACTAG
- a CDS encoding RNA methyltransferase, producing the protein MRKHTIDTITERRKKRLESVLRRRQTGLTIVIENVWDPHNVSAILRSADAVGIRTVYLLYTIEKAPNLKRHGKQSSASAKKWLNFRVFDDTEKCFEALREEGFRIYASHLTKHAIGLHDIDFSQKTAIILGNEHRGVSEEACALSDGVYFIPMMGMVESLNVSVAAAVSLYEALRQRNEAGLYDAPQLGEHGVQETLIEWAQK; encoded by the coding sequence ATGCGCAAACATACGATTGATACGATAACCGAAAGGAGAAAAAAGCGTCTCGAAAGTGTCCTGCGCCGGCGTCAGACGGGTCTGACCATCGTCATCGAGAATGTCTGGGACCCACACAATGTGAGCGCCATCCTGCGATCGGCTGATGCCGTGGGCATCAGGACCGTGTACCTGCTGTACACCATCGAAAAAGCACCGAATCTCAAGCGGCATGGCAAACAGAGTTCGGCCAGTGCAAAAAAGTGGCTGAACTTTCGTGTCTTCGACGATACGGAGAAGTGCTTCGAGGCCCTGAGGGAAGAAGGTTTCCGTATCTACGCATCGCATCTGACAAAGCACGCCATCGGACTCCACGACATCGATTTCTCACAGAAAACAGCGATAATACTGGGAAATGAGCACCGCGGCGTTTCGGAAGAAGCCTGCGCGTTGTCTGACGGAGTCTATTTCATCCCCATGATGGGCATGGTGGAAAGCCTTAACGTCTCGGTTGCAGCGGCTGTTTCTCTCTACGAGGCCCTGCGGCAGCGCAACGAAGCGGGACTGTATGACGCTCCACAGCTGGGTGAACACGGGGTGCAGGAAACACTGATCGAATGGGCGCAAAAATAA
- a CDS encoding VWA domain-containing protein — protein MRFACTVLLGAVLFCSQLSAQVGNGVDITDIDISQFPTVVLAVKLQRATSNSSKPTVNNAYLEENGIPQIVEAFDCPEDSSIRLSVAILVDRSNSMLRNAANIVDSVKIKEATAAVEVFLDLLTSRDEAAIYGFSATAGNRVHRFIVDHDFSSDIASLKASLYPIYAEGRTFLWDAIVDALDQLKSRAGRRVLIVLTDGRDRSTTNDLSDVIRKAQTENIPVYPIALGEDIDEGSLRSLASATGGRYMPSPTASELKDIFLQLGAELLTDDCVLRYTSSNPCLDGSLRNVNLTLAGLGFVGEADTFYNVENKLIPATLRLGPVAGVVAKDSVAVPVNIFERLSITQPLSYALTINYDASLMQFLHISTVGTMSAGGNVQVTEVIPGELRIALNNFVPAFSSGTLLQVMFSTYSRSDDVQTRMEIVDGKLFALCPMIVSMEGSSLEIRACEEQFLLSSDTVLVSDGDIVEIPVYLSPVPEDGQYYELGMEILDPSPSLIFEDVMTAGTMLEDGDLLLQPNDGRLEVTARLTGSGNADSVLFILRYSAVGTKDVQFIPLTLSFSDIQSNCAIRSSVEQPVVIIDGICRPLLRRREPELNLANFPNPFNGKTSISYTVPHDGQVRLQLLDAQGRLVHTLLEAYLTAGSYLHQVDLPQLSPGEYLIVLTFGEQQTVRGVLNLR, from the coding sequence ATGCGTTTTGCATGTACAGTGCTGCTGGGCGCAGTACTGTTTTGCAGTCAGCTTTCTGCGCAGGTGGGGAATGGGGTGGATATTACGGATATCGACATTTCCCAGTTTCCGACGGTCGTGCTCGCTGTCAAGCTGCAGCGTGCGACATCGAACAGCAGTAAACCCACGGTCAATAATGCCTACCTGGAAGAAAACGGCATTCCCCAGATCGTTGAAGCGTTTGACTGTCCCGAAGACAGCAGTATTCGGCTCTCCGTGGCAATACTCGTCGACCGGTCCAACAGCATGCTGCGAAATGCTGCCAATATCGTTGACAGTGTCAAGATCAAGGAAGCGACCGCGGCGGTCGAAGTGTTTCTTGATCTCCTGACATCAAGAGATGAGGCCGCCATTTATGGATTCAGTGCGACCGCGGGAAACAGGGTGCACCGCTTCATCGTGGACCATGATTTCAGTTCGGATATCGCTTCGCTGAAGGCGAGCCTGTACCCGATTTATGCCGAGGGCAGAACGTTTTTATGGGACGCCATTGTGGACGCCCTGGATCAGCTCAAGTCCCGGGCTGGACGCCGCGTTCTCATCGTCCTCACCGATGGCAGAGACAGAAGTACGACGAATGATCTCAGCGATGTCATCAGGAAGGCACAGACGGAGAACATCCCGGTATATCCGATCGCCCTGGGTGAGGACATCGATGAAGGATCGCTCCGTTCGCTCGCCAGTGCTACAGGGGGACGCTACATGCCCAGTCCCACTGCCAGCGAATTGAAGGACATTTTTCTTCAGCTCGGCGCTGAATTGCTGACGGACGACTGCGTTCTCCGCTACACTTCCTCCAACCCCTGCCTCGACGGCAGCCTGCGTAACGTGAACCTGACGCTTGCCGGACTCGGATTCGTCGGGGAGGCGGATACCTTTTACAATGTTGAGAACAAACTTATTCCTGCGACGTTGAGACTGGGTCCGGTTGCCGGAGTCGTCGCGAAAGACAGTGTGGCCGTTCCAGTCAACATCTTCGAGCGTCTCTCGATTACGCAGCCGCTATCCTATGCGTTGACAATCAATTACGATGCTTCGCTTATGCAGTTTCTGCATATTTCCACCGTTGGGACGATGTCAGCGGGCGGCAATGTGCAGGTGACGGAAGTGATTCCGGGAGAACTGCGGATTGCTCTGAATAATTTCGTACCGGCCTTTTCTTCAGGGACGCTGCTCCAGGTAATGTTCTCCACCTACAGTCGATCGGACGATGTGCAAACCCGAATGGAAATCGTGGATGGGAAGCTGTTCGCACTCTGTCCGATGATAGTTTCCATGGAAGGAAGCAGCCTCGAAATCCGAGCCTGCGAAGAGCAATTCCTGCTTTCCTCCGACACCGTTCTCGTTTCTGACGGTGATATCGTGGAGATTCCCGTCTATCTGTCGCCGGTTCCGGAAGATGGACAGTATTACGAGCTCGGGATGGAGATACTTGATCCATCGCCTTCGTTGATTTTTGAAGATGTGATGACAGCGGGGACGATGCTCGAGGACGGTGATCTGCTGCTGCAGCCGAATGATGGACGACTCGAGGTTACGGCCCGTCTGACAGGATCGGGGAATGCGGACAGCGTGCTGTTCATTCTTCGCTACAGTGCTGTGGGCACAAAAGACGTGCAATTCATCCCGCTCACTTTGAGTTTCAGCGATATTCAGAGTAATTGTGCGATCAGGAGTTCGGTCGAGCAGCCTGTTGTCATCATCGACGGAATCTGCAGGCCATTGCTACGGCGAAGGGAGCCGGAGCTGAACCTCGCGAATTTCCCGAATCCGTTCAATGGGAAAACATCGATTTCGTATACTGTTCCGCATGACGGACAGGTGCGGCTGCAGCTGCTCGATGCACAGGGGAGATTGGTCCATACGCTTCTTGAGGCATATCTGACTGCTGGAAGCTATCTGCACCAGGTAGATCTCCCTCAGTTGTCACCCGGAGAATACCTGATTGTCTTGACGTTCGGAGAACAACAGACCGTCCGTGGCGTCCTCAACTTACGCTAG
- a CDS encoding VWA domain-containing protein, with product MDAIRTMLLAGMLFLLSSSAAHAQIQLVLGDPDFSDYPSIAIPFELLDNTATLDSVGAENLILFENGVRMFPLTVDCGDLKGAQKVNFFFLMDVSYSMAFKEGTYEKDPDSVKWRTAKNVFSEGFKKLRAVDVGALASFAGDFWMEQSFTTDKTSLADAAAGMYLRAGTAIYDAIVTASGYLEDQEGKRVIVILTDGVDNRSRHTREQAINISWSRGVPVYPIGLGFYRDPTDPFRQDVDTLTRIAEGTGGKAFFAPTSEELEAIFSTIIESIYTIGCVVRYTSPDTCRNGSERKVELQAEVKGMVASEEYSYTLPDLRSRLSLSYAFPGSSISSGERYDIPIMGDGELRAGEPTDFDIDVTYDPALVQISGLSNINSVFDPANLQLTDMGNGHKRISARGAVPRRGISYNSPDAVVALDMQVLQRFNIDTTYFGLDVGPVQQICEVLPDAEGSTMLLAGCPSSIVLGFDTTIVAAPGSIVTVPLVLDATLDPVQLLSYDLQLEYDGSVFTYVDYLIERTLSAKLDVSVTPMGDALHIAAGPGVPQVDEHPLIILRFRAAELKEAQEVSFKVESATLQQFAPGLGIDACTPLIQLYGARVFADGICKPLLRRRAGPILEASRPNPISGSNPNCDLAFSITEASDVFLEIVDEFGRSQAVLVDGYYDAGRYETAWRPQQLASGIYLAVLRSRGVVRTQKIVVTR from the coding sequence ATGGACGCGATCAGGACTATGCTGCTGGCAGGTATGCTGTTCCTGCTGAGCAGCTCTGCCGCGCATGCTCAGATTCAGCTCGTACTCGGTGATCCGGATTTCTCGGACTATCCGAGTATCGCGATTCCGTTTGAATTGCTCGACAATACCGCGACACTCGACTCCGTCGGAGCTGAGAACCTGATTCTGTTTGAGAACGGCGTGCGCATGTTTCCGCTCACCGTCGATTGCGGCGATCTCAAGGGTGCGCAGAAGGTCAATTTCTTTTTCCTCATGGATGTCAGCTACAGCATGGCATTCAAGGAAGGAACGTACGAGAAGGATCCCGACAGCGTCAAATGGCGCACGGCCAAGAACGTCTTCAGTGAGGGATTCAAGAAGCTGCGCGCAGTTGACGTAGGGGCTCTCGCGAGCTTTGCCGGGGATTTCTGGATGGAACAGAGCTTCACGACCGACAAGACCAGCCTCGCCGATGCAGCTGCCGGAATGTACCTGCGCGCAGGGACTGCCATCTACGACGCCATTGTTACGGCGTCAGGGTACCTTGAAGACCAGGAAGGCAAGCGCGTTATTGTCATTCTCACGGACGGCGTAGACAATCGGTCGCGTCACACGAGGGAGCAGGCGATCAATATCTCCTGGTCGCGTGGAGTGCCGGTGTATCCTATCGGACTCGGTTTCTATCGCGATCCGACGGATCCATTCCGGCAGGATGTCGATACACTGACCCGTATTGCAGAGGGAACCGGGGGAAAAGCCTTTTTTGCACCCACGAGTGAAGAACTCGAAGCGATTTTCTCTACGATTATTGAAAGTATTTACACAATCGGCTGTGTAGTTCGTTACACATCGCCCGATACCTGCAGAAATGGTTCCGAACGCAAGGTTGAACTGCAGGCCGAGGTGAAGGGGATGGTTGCGTCAGAAGAGTATTCCTACACACTGCCGGATCTCAGATCCCGGCTGTCTCTGTCTTACGCGTTTCCAGGAAGCAGTATTTCCTCGGGAGAGCGGTACGACATCCCGATCATGGGTGACGGGGAGCTGAGGGCCGGCGAACCGACGGATTTTGATATTGACGTGACGTATGATCCCGCACTCGTGCAGATTTCAGGCCTCTCCAATATCAATTCCGTGTTTGACCCGGCGAATCTGCAGCTTACCGACATGGGCAACGGACACAAGCGCATCAGTGCGCGCGGTGCGGTACCGCGGCGCGGCATCTCATACAACAGTCCCGATGCTGTGGTTGCCCTCGATATGCAGGTACTGCAGCGATTCAATATCGATACCACGTATTTTGGACTGGATGTCGGTCCGGTACAGCAAATCTGTGAAGTACTGCCTGATGCAGAAGGCAGCACCATGCTGCTGGCTGGCTGCCCGAGTTCCATCGTTCTTGGATTCGATACGACGATAGTCGCTGCGCCGGGATCGATCGTCACAGTACCCCTGGTACTTGACGCGACGCTGGATCCTGTCCAGCTGCTGAGTTACGATCTCCAGCTCGAGTACGACGGCAGCGTGTTCACGTATGTCGATTATCTCATCGAGCGTACCTTGAGTGCAAAGCTCGACGTGAGCGTGACACCGATGGGAGACGCGCTTCACATTGCCGCCGGTCCCGGAGTCCCGCAGGTTGACGAACATCCTCTCATCATACTCCGCTTCCGTGCCGCGGAACTCAAGGAAGCGCAGGAAGTCTCGTTCAAGGTAGAATCCGCCACATTGCAGCAGTTCGCACCCGGGCTCGGCATTGATGCCTGTACTCCGCTGATTCAACTGTATGGAGCACGCGTGTTTGCCGATGGAATCTGTAAGCCGCTGCTCAGGCGCAGGGCGGGACCGATTCTTGAAGCCAGTCGCCCCAACCCGATATCCGGAAGTAATCCGAACTGCGACCTTGCATTCAGCATTACGGAAGCATCGGATGTTTTCCTTGAAATCGTGGATGAATTCGGCCGCAGTCAGGCGGTACTGGTTGATGGATATTATGATGCCGGCAGATATGAAACCGCCTGGCGTCCACAGCAGCTCGCGAGCGGCATATATCTTGCGGTGCTCCGAAGCCGCGGAGTGGTTCGCACGCAAAAGATTGTAGTGACGAGGTAG
- a CDS encoding OmpA family protein: protein MKRISPYILSLLIATVLLLPACSGISTENLIDHDGVVAQNLGGEVNSPNDDYAMFLYRNRLYYTSNRPTAEGYIQGDDFWFTDREASLWTHSLNYGGKINTQKDEGAPYITSDGEYIYFVQCDTEDGLGDCDIYSARMDFNGKWQEIRNLGDKVNSKYWDSQPFISPDGEYLYFASDRPGGEGGCDIWRSKRLRSGKWGSPRNLGPEVNTSGDEKAPTLAPNGQDLFFTSDGHPGRGGYDLFMSSNIKRNTWSPAKNIGKPFNTSADDMFFRLSPREDTVFIASSRSGGQGMLDLYAVWPNPYKDSLRYIYHVRGVIFDTLTEMGISGAKLQIVPDNGAQMTITANRNGRYEFRTDLNRGYSMTATAEGYQSETVRIKVPEFLYYNEFRKSVGLAPLHPPREDESGDTRQPPDLSITYFEFDKSDVLPEFREELQDLYQHELLPMQEAGTSYTIELDAHTDDRGTEQYNYALSRRRGAAVSRVLRELGVPLDAIRINAYGESRPAQPGDTDQARSQNRRVELRIILDEQP from the coding sequence ATGAAACGTATCTCACCATACATTCTGTCCCTGCTAATTGCTACCGTACTGCTGCTTCCTGCATGCAGCGGTATCTCTACGGAAAATCTGATAGATCACGACGGTGTCGTGGCGCAGAATCTCGGCGGGGAAGTCAATTCCCCGAATGATGATTATGCAATGTTCCTTTACCGGAATCGCCTGTACTACACCAGCAATCGCCCCACCGCCGAAGGATATATCCAGGGCGACGATTTCTGGTTTACCGACAGGGAGGCATCGCTATGGACCCATTCACTGAATTACGGTGGAAAGATCAATACCCAGAAGGATGAGGGTGCACCGTATATCACTTCGGATGGCGAATACATTTATTTCGTGCAGTGCGATACGGAAGATGGACTCGGAGACTGCGACATCTATTCCGCCCGCATGGATTTCAATGGCAAATGGCAGGAAATCCGAAATCTCGGCGACAAGGTGAATTCGAAATACTGGGATTCCCAGCCGTTCATCTCACCCGATGGTGAATACCTCTATTTCGCATCCGACCGTCCTGGTGGAGAAGGCGGCTGCGATATCTGGCGCAGCAAGCGCCTGCGCAGCGGAAAGTGGGGCAGCCCGCGCAACCTCGGTCCCGAAGTCAATACTTCCGGTGATGAGAAAGCTCCGACTCTTGCACCGAACGGACAGGATCTGTTTTTCACCAGCGACGGTCATCCGGGTCGCGGCGGGTATGACCTGTTCATGTCTTCAAATATCAAGCGTAACACCTGGTCCCCTGCGAAGAATATCGGCAAACCCTTCAATACTTCTGCAGATGATATGTTTTTCCGCCTTTCCCCGCGTGAAGACACCGTCTTTATTGCTTCGTCCCGATCCGGAGGACAGGGGATGCTCGATCTCTATGCTGTGTGGCCGAATCCGTACAAAGATTCCCTTCGCTATATCTACCACGTTCGCGGTGTCATTTTTGATACATTGACGGAAATGGGGATATCCGGAGCCAAGCTGCAGATCGTGCCCGACAACGGGGCGCAGATGACCATCACCGCCAACCGGAACGGCCGGTATGAATTCCGCACCGATCTGAACCGCGGGTACAGCATGACGGCTACCGCCGAAGGCTATCAGAGTGAGACCGTGCGTATCAAGGTACCTGAATTTCTGTATTACAATGAGTTTCGCAAGAGTGTGGGACTCGCTCCGCTGCATCCGCCGCGAGAGGATGAAAGCGGTGACACCCGTCAACCACCCGATCTCAGCATCACATACTTCGAGTTCGACAAATCGGACGTTTTGCCCGAGTTCCGTGAGGAATTGCAGGACCTTTATCAGCATGAACTGCTCCCGATGCAGGAAGCAGGGACCTCGTATACGATCGAGCTCGATGCCCATACCGACGACCGCGGTACTGAACAGTACAATTACGCCCTCTCGCGCAGGCGTGGCGCAGCAGTCAGCCGCGTCCTGCGCGAACTCGGCGTCCCCCTCGACGCAATTCGCATCAATGCGTACGGTGAAAGCCGTCCCGCACAGCCAGGAGACACGGATCAGGCACGTTCCCAGAACCGCCGGGTCGAGCTCCGCATCATTCTCGACGAACAGCCTTGA
- a CDS encoding outer membrane beta-barrel protein has product MLLVFLAGSAVTQAQYRGGQPASQSTMRSGAVAASPLAPPPSVLHPAPSRWWIGPQAGANLNSHDGDFVTDFCECAFEDGSGTGLAIGIEAGHFLSNSIAVALKLVYNDLRADYSYQLLQDGLLPDNTVVEDVLFERQNTVVLGYLMIHPVIQLHPIGGFYLFGGPAIGFNMSATQDYTLLVVDERFAFDVGDPESREVLKDSGDLPGANGIRADLRFGAGYNLRLSRSILFAPEISYGYPLTNISDDDNWSASAIHVIGVFKFEL; this is encoded by the coding sequence ATGCTGCTGGTATTTCTCGCAGGCAGTGCTGTGACACAGGCGCAGTATCGCGGCGGTCAGCCAGCATCGCAGTCCACGATGCGGTCTGGCGCAGTTGCTGCATCACCCCTCGCTCCACCACCGAGCGTACTACATCCCGCCCCCAGCCGCTGGTGGATCGGCCCCCAGGCCGGTGCGAATCTGAATTCGCACGACGGTGATTTTGTCACGGATTTCTGTGAATGCGCGTTTGAGGACGGAAGCGGAACGGGACTCGCCATTGGCATTGAGGCCGGGCATTTCCTCTCGAACAGCATCGCCGTAGCCCTGAAGCTGGTATACAACGATCTGCGTGCAGACTATTCGTATCAGCTTCTTCAGGATGGATTGCTCCCGGATAATACGGTTGTTGAGGATGTGCTTTTCGAACGCCAGAACACTGTTGTACTCGGGTACCTCATGATCCATCCAGTTATTCAGTTGCATCCTATTGGGGGATTCTATCTGTTTGGCGGACCTGCAATTGGATTCAACATGAGTGCCACACAGGATTACACGCTGCTGGTCGTTGACGAGCGCTTTGCATTCGATGTCGGTGATCCCGAATCTCGTGAAGTCTTGAAAGATTCCGGCGACCTTCCCGGTGCCAATGGCATCCGTGCAGACCTGCGTTTCGGAGCAGGATACAACCTCAGACTCAGCCGCAGCATTCTCTTCGCCCCTGAAATTTCCTACGGATATCCCCTCACCAATATTTCCGACGACGACAACTGGTCCGCCTCGGCCATTCATGTTATCGGCGTCTTCAAATTTGAGCTCTGA